Part of the Cydia pomonella isolate Wapato2018A chromosome 8, ilCydPomo1, whole genome shotgun sequence genome is shown below.
TCTTGTTCCTTGTAATGACTTAATTACCACGTAATACTGTTTGTAATTGGAGACATACATACGTTTACCCATACGACCCATGAGGGAACTAGTGAACTTGTTTTCAGAAGTGTCCCGTCACTAGCTCACAAACAGCGCAGTGTCAACAAGCCGCGAGCCCAATGCAAGAAGCTTAAGAATAAACTGCCAACTGGGACGCTGGCTTACCTTTACTTATCAGGTTTTAGACAGGAGTACTGTTTTATAAGCTGTGATATTCAGAATTAGAAAGAGGAAGTCACAGCagttaaaacatattaaaaaagagTAGAAGcatgaaaataaaagtaaccTCAAGTCACAAAATGTATGAAGTTTATCTAAGTTTATTATAAGTAAGAGTAAGAATATTATTTCAGAGACATTGCACCAACAGTTTATCATGGTTATGTGTATTCCATGCTAACGTACGGGCTGTGCATGTGGGGTAATGTTGTAATATAGTGGACATGAATAAAGCATTAAAGCTCTTTTTtatacttcaaaaaatatttacaacatacttttaaagtttagatttgaatataataatactGCTGTGtgttaagtatttaaaatcAAGTATAGTGTAGGTAAATCATGTGTtctgtttttaatttgaaaccATGTTTTTTTCCATTATAGTtcaaattttgatttgattttgtccttttaaaaggacgtTGGGACTTAGGGGAGACTCAAAATTACTACGTATGATAGTGCAGTAACAATGGGTCCACTATTGATCAGTTAACCATAGGATATTTATAACTGATACTTTAAACTATATTACAACGCTTTAAATGTCCTGCACTTATATTACAttgaaatatgttttattagTGCCACCTAGTGATCTTCCAGAGAACTAACGAGGGTAACAGTACCGTTCACTTGTCTCTTGATATTTTCTCATGCTATGTTCGACGTAGTTCGAGGCACATGCCACGAGATGTCGCTGAAGGTGGAAATTAGATGATGATTGTATTGCATATAAAACTCGGAACTTCGACTTTTATCctgtgtcgaaaaatggcagtaaatctagttgactacaaaatttacttcgAAACCTCTATACTacattttctttggtaagtatGACATAGGGGTAAGTGttgctacttgcgtttagtggtaaatttatgaaaatgaaaacgaaaaaTGATAAATGAAAAATCGTTTGTAGGTCACAATCATTGTGTTACAAATTAAGAAAGGGTTGGGACCTCCTAGTAAGTATATCAATACTTGTAACAGTAGACCCCGCTCGTCCAGCAGCAAGTTTATGGTATGTAGATCAATACAATACTcattaattatgtaggtacagaaagtaataaattaaattataattaaactaaagtTATAGTTAAGTTAACAGTTCGATGCAATGTAATAATCGGAGGGTATGGGGGAAATATTTCTTTTAGTATATTTATGAACTTGCAACAAACACTAATCAATTTGTAAACAGGCCCAATGTGAAagccagccacacttacccgtataCCATACTTTCCTGTATTACCTTACCTAAgggatttaatttttaaggttTTGAACTAACATGTCTTTCCCAAAACGTTTATAGCAGTATTAAGTAAAATTTCTTTgcattaaccctttgaacgctttatgtcattaGTGTaaggtgttcttgccgttcaaatGGTTAAGCCATTAATTGTAATACTGGAAGCCCTGAAAATGACATGAGAAGGTTTAATTGAAAATCAAATTCGGAAGTATAGGttttaataaaagtttatatatttaaattacagCATAATttcagtaggtatatataactAGAACAGTGTTAGAAATATTACTTTCATGACGTGAGCACATTTTTATTAGATACGATAGCTTAGTCCATAATTTACTTGCATTACCAAAACACGAAGAGGTAATGAGGATTTCTACGACAATTTTTCCCCTTAATTGAAGTAGATTCCACATTTGAATGAAGATGAATATGATCTTGCTTTATTTTAAacactgtttttatttaagtgatAATTATATCCGATGAAACGTCTACTATGGTATTGACGTTTGTGCGTTTGCGTTTACCTATATTTGGTCAAAGCTTCAAAGTGCACATATAACTTTTAGAATGTGTAAACTTCCCCGATTTACACATGTTTTAGGTTTAGATATAAAAAGACAAATAATGAGAAGAAAATTAAGTTAGATTCACAacactctctctctctctcgatGAAACCTCAACTTAAAAGCGACATCCATCTTCAACGTTAAAGCTACGTATAATCTTATAGTAGTAATAGATGTAGAAAGCGAAGCTTCCATCTCTAAGCTAAGTCCACCCTAATTCGAAATTCAGATCATTCCTGTCAAGGAGATGGTccccgtaaataaatatttacttctaCATTCGCCTACTACCTTTAACTTTAGTAAGCTAACACCCTAAGGCATAGAATCACAAATCTAGCATTCACTTACGAGGAATCCAAAAGAAGAGAAATCTGAAATTATCGATACATCCTGCTTAcgtattaataataaactaatttaaCTATGAGACTACAAATGTTGGCAAAAAGCGGTCTTTCTAACGCTAAAAAAGCTAAACTTTAAAACTATacttaatactaaaaatatcgTTGGATTGTGCTATAGATCTAAGGTGACTTAtctgaattgtgaaaattaagTTGTTGATTTGTATGTGGTTATATTTCATAATCTAGTTAATCGTGAAAATTATTCTATATTTGTGTTTTATagtttatcttatttttataactttaattTTCATGAGAGACAAACCTTTATGGATTTTGATTTAGAGGCACTTTTTTTAAGTGGCTGTCGTATAGAGCTATAGATACAGTGCACGATTATTATTGCTAATAGTAAAGTCTTTATTTTTGATGATGAGTGTAAGcctaattttaatgttaaacgattggtaaatattatcacaaatattgtaaacattTGGACTGAATTCTCACGTTACTTTATTTAGCATGTGCTACAGATAtttctgtattaaaaaatacattaaaagcATTTCATTTAAGAAACACGTTTAGATTACATCCCGTTTTAATTTTAGATACCGTTTcatctataatattattaattttaattttcactttattaggtactttaGGTTGGTTAACATTGTTAATAATTTACGCATCTGGAGGTCTAATTTCCACGGTAACGGATGTGGGTCCAGGAGTGGTGGGAGACCGAAGAGTGGCGGACCTGAGAGAGGTTGCCGAGTGCCCACTGCTGGCTCTTGATCCACGTCGAGACCCTGTAAGACAACATTTGTAtcttaaatgtatttgtattaattttatatttttgtatgtactGTATCCCattgtttatattcatatatttaattaccTGCTGTTATGTAATAAAGAATTCAGAAATCATTGCTTTTACAGAAACCTCATAATTTACTTGTACCTACGAGTACTTTATTCATCCGATTGCAAGAAAATATTGAAGCAATGGGATACTAGTACTTATATTCTCAAATACTTTTTTGCTAAGTCGCAATCAGCCAAGGCATGCTTTGAGCCAAACTCAACGCATGTTCGAAAATTAACTATCATGCTGTAATTCTGATCAGGGGATCAAATCAATCTAATGGTTCTATTGAGTATGTTTTGACTATGTTTTGTACGAAGTTCTGAAGACAGGTTTAAGTAAAGATAGAAATCGAAGTTATTTTCTAACTAACAGGTCAGGATTTATCTCACCAAAGTGAAAAtgatatcaaaaatactttACGTTGCCTGTGAGTTATGATTCAAGGtcattttatgtaaataaataacatgcaCTCCATACGTATGTATAAGAAAATCGTGTACAGATTCATAATGTtgaagtttttaattattacctaCTCGCAGTATCCTTCCTGAAGTTCGTATTAGTCTATGAGGTCATAATGAGGTAGATTTTACTTAAGCCATGGCTACGTCTGGCGCATTCACAAAGCTAGGCTTTATAGCATTTTACACTAAGCAATATTTGTCCAATTTGGTTTTGCATTCATTTTAGAATTTGGTTTTCTTAATTCAAAGCCTCTCGATAATGTGTTCTACTTCATTTTATGTTCAATAATGATTCGAAAGCATTTAAGAGGTTCTTGACCATATTTGCTGTCCATTTTAAATACTAAGAAACCCGACTATGTATTGAGCAGTATTCAATTCAAGGTTTTCTGTCATCTTCATTATTATTTCTAACAGGACTTAGAATAAATCGTGTTTTACGGTAATTTTCGTTAAATATATAAACGATGCCGTGATAAAGAACCTCTTTTCTGATATCTGCTTCTTAAAGATTTCAAAGTGGTGACCAATTCTAGGGTGATATACTGTTgtaaaaataaagcaaaatgTATACTCAAAGTAACCTGAGGGTTTTCGGTGAAGCTGATGGCTTTGGTGATGGCGTGCTGCTGGtagatgaaataaattatgaatgttAGCATTGTCATGATAGGAAAAAGGTAGGTAAGTGTAGTCATGAGATTAGGGATCATCTTAAAACAAATATCGCTCAAAATTTGCTGACATCTTAAAGTCGACAGCAAAAACCAAATGAAAATATGATCAAATCAGGAGTGATTCAATTAAAATCAAAGGTATaacaaaggtaaaaaaaaaaacgagcaACCGATACGTCATAGGATGATTCCATATTGTGTGTGTTGTGGGTATAGGTATAATCTTTGGTAATTCCTGCAAAATTTCTGCAAATATAAGCGAACCAACCATTAAAAAGAgctttgcatttattttattatttttagcaaaattttatattaatgtacTTATTTACTCAGTGCTTCtaggataaaataaaacttttaaataaattctatttagTATCTTGGCAAAATCAGACATATTGGATGAGTTAAGTATCAACAAGTAAGCATTaagttttaaaacatttatatactcgtacttattccAAATTGATTAaaccatattattataaataaactttatgaataaatccATAATCTCATCATAATCTTTATGAATATATATCCAATATGTCTTTAGTACTATTTGAAAAAGAACTATATCCACATTGCAAATACTAATCctacaatatataatttatcCTGAATTTCGAACGAGACACTCACAGTAAAAATGACATTACTTTTACATACAGAATGTGGCTTTTCACggagttcatgtcatccacgatgacgcttAGATTTTCAAATATAATCTTTGATAACAACGAcattacgaatcaaggcacgcgtttTCATGAATGATACCATTTAAACTGGTGTGAATAAATACCACAATAGACATTTTAATGGAGcgaactataatataatatttttgacattCTTACTTCCAGTGCCTGGTACGTaatattaggtaagtactttTTCCCGAAAATTAAcagtttcaaaaatatatctgtcTATTTTGCAATATGGACACAGCTCCTTGTGAACTTAGagtagtaataaaaaatgtaaactgTATTACCTATGGGTCTAAGTACCTGGACTAGGTGAATGGGGTCTCAGCTCCTGTTGGCTGGCCTGTCTTGATGGCGGACGCATGCTCACACGGGACCCGCGGCGGTCCTGAAATAACATATCAATTTCAACATGAATAGTAAATGAGGTCATACACACACCCTGACGGTTTACCTACACCCAGAAAAACACTGATATTTTTATGTTGCTGGAAGTTAAGTACTACCTACTGAAGTAAATTTGTTCTGGTTGTGACTTGTATTCTGATCTTTTCTTGCGATCTACTTTTAGATTACACCATTGCACCAAAATTGTGCATAACTTTTGGAAATATAATTTCAACCCAAATTTGAACCCAAAGCCGTGGGTGAACCATATAGCCAAGAAGAAAAGAGAAGACTGTAATATAAGCCAACATTATtttgtacctactatttttttattatattttgtgagATACCCAACgaaacaaaatatgtatgtcATAGATAAAACGATAAGTAAATCGTTGGTTGGAAAAAGTATGATAAAATAACTAATTGTTCCCTAGATAAACTTAGCGAGAGTGAAAAACAGCAAAAATCAATGCACATCTCTTGGGATTGCACAAAATCGGATTACACGCTTTAAAACGATTCCCAACTTGCTAAAAAtaaattcctcaaaacgctttttttaaatctaatttgattggcctactAGGGATCCGCAACATTTTGGGTGTTGCCAAATTGCTAATAATTTACTTTAGCCTGTTTTATCTGATATCAACTACcgctcaattttttttattattattattaaattgatgTAAAAATCTGTGGAGATCACGGGGAGGCcttcgcccagcagtgggacactatatTAGGCTaatcaaaaaaatctaagtAACGTTAAAAGGCTAACCAACATTTTACAAAGCGCTTTTCTAAACTTAAACTGCCACTTGCAGTTGGCGATTTGTTATCGATGTGTTGCGGGCGTGTTGCTTTTGTTACTTCGGGTACGGACATTTTGCTGTTGCTGGGTACTTTAGTGCGGTCAAAGAATTTGTGACAGCCGCTAGCGATTTAATGTTACTGTCATTAGAGTAACAAGGTACGACATGATATAGAGAtatcaaattccttgaccgcTACTGTCTGCAGAAACGCTGCTCATACTTGGCATCATATTATCAATTATCAAAGATCGTGATCCTTATCCATCCCGTTATTTGAGCATGAAGAGAATATCTACTAAGTgcactattttgattaaaaggAAGAGCTTAATACAAAAGTCtacaaaatacattgaaatTTTGTGAAAAATCATCATCATGCTGATATAGAAACTCTTGAAGGTTGATGATGATGAGCTACAAAGTTAATGACAATAACTAGATATTAAGTACTActataattttgtaaaattattgagaataaatgataaagataaatttaaaagaaaataaaccgGAGAATAATTAGCATAAGATGACTTAAATAATGGTCTCATCGCTAGATCGCTGGAAGTCACCAGCCTCATACTGAGatgagaccatttcgtggcactttctccttcctatgttttccttttttatacatcttatttttatttctcttcTGTGtatgtgtttacgaataaagttagtatttgtattttattataaatagtaaGTCATTGTCGGAAAATCAGCGCTGGAAATCACCAAGATCATGCTGAGATAAAGCCCTTCCTTGGCACTTTCTCCTTCCAATATTTGGTtctgttttataataatatatttttcttcccTTTTTTTTCTGTTCTTCTCTCTTTGTCTGAAATATAGTTggtatttctattctattataatCTAAAAATGCTTTACCTGAGAATGCAACAGCTTGGAGTCTCTCAGCAGAGAAACATTCATCAGTCGAGGATTGGGCGTATTGAAGATTGTACGATTTTCTCTCCATCGGGCTCTGAAATAGCagttatcaatattttattatagaacATATTGTTACAAAATCAAACCTAGAATACAGAATTATAGGAACTTTTAGAGTCTAATTagctatatattataatttgtttttaatttgtttcatgATGGAAATgttaatgtatttgtacatgttataatatatatatatatatataaatatatatacttaattattatagttagcATACCTATAATAGATATCCAATATGTCTCTagcagtatttaaaaaaagaactatATCTACATTGCAATATATAATTTATCCTGAATTTCGAACGAATATTTAACTCTTACTTTGTTTACAGTTACCAAActattcataaaaaaagtaaaaaaaaaaggataattACCTGCTGAAGAGCCGGAGCACGACGCAGATGATGACGAACATCAGCGCCATGCCAACCAGCACGCCAATCATCGCTGGATCGATTGTCTTCGTTGACAGTTCCACTTGTTTTTCCGCTGGAACACAAAATAGAATCTTGttagataattaaataaatgtgttgTTTGTAAAGAACACATTCAATTTACACAAATAAGTGGGTCGATTATCGATAAGAAAAgaagataaactaaaaataggcctataTCCTAGTCGAGACTTCAAGGAACCGTCGACAGAGGGCAGATCACAACCAATCATACAGGGGAGGCCTATGTGGCATTATAGATAAGATAGTTCACTAAACACGTTGACACATCATGCCGCCGGTGTTCCGCAGTGGAAAAAAGTGATTAATTGGTGACCGCAAATCTGAGGCCACAAAGCAAAGACCCTTAGAAGTGCACTTAAAATCAAGGTCAAGGTTGCAGGGAACCGTTGAATAACGGCAGTGATCGAGGAAGGCCTATGTGATTTTAGCTGACATGACAAAGTTAACTAAACGTGACTAAACTTCCATTAACACACCAAACCACCGTTGAAGACCACCCCCGCCACCATCTCTTACCGTTACGCCACTCTCTTGACCACAGCCGCGGCAGTCCATAGCGGAGTGGACAAAAAGTGCAAGATTACAGAGTTTACAGAGGCCTATTGAGCACTGGGTGTGCTTTTAGCTGATATCGATATATACCTAGATATATGATGATCCCAAAGTTAACTTCAAATTGATACAGCACGCTGCAGTCCACGATAACCTCCGCCACCATCCGATATTTGCTCGAGCATCGGCCGTTGCGTCACTTTCATTACCACCTTCAGCGGACCTCCATAACGAAGAGGACAAAAAGTCAAAGATCGCAGAGATTCGTTGATTGACTTTGAATGACTATAGGCATCGAATCTTTATATGATGATGACTAAGCTAACTTACGTTGACACACCACGCCGCCGTCGACGGTAACCTCCGCCACCATCTCGTACTTGCACGCACAGCGGTCGTTGCGGCACTCCGTCATGATCACCGCCTCCTCGCATTGCTCGTTGAACGTGCATGTTTCGTTTATGCTTGACGCTGAAATCAAAGTCGACATTTATTAACATATGTCTTATTGTAGCACGTaacaaattgtaataaaaactttTCCAATCAATTTATGTCGGTAACTACTGGTAAAGATTTGCAGATCTCTTCATCATGATCATGTTACTATTTTGTTGAATCAGTCAGTCTCAATAACATTGATTAAAGAGAAGCAAACAAGATAGTAACAAACGAATCAAGGTCATACGAAAAGTTCGTAGTTGCTATTGGTTTTTGATTCCATAcgtggtaaaaataaatatatattatgtttgcAAGATTATCCATCTTGCACACATTGACCTGGTCCCACACCAGGATATAcatgatatatatataggtggtaataaatacttatatacaggcAAGAAATCCGATTTCTGTATCCAGTTCGTACCTTGTTGTTAAAAGCCGCTTTATCAATATGACAAATGAAGAAATGGTAGAGAAATCAAATTACTTGAccgtacatagaaaacatctttAACTAGGAAACAACGTATTTTTGACAGCacagacaaataaatgcccttaccgggatttgaacctgggatcTCCAGCCTTGTAGACAGTCACTAaagactaggctaggaggctgTTGCATATACCAAGACTGTCTTTGAAATCAATATACAAATGACCTATATTACCAAATTGACAACACCAGGAAAAGTTACAGATTCTAGCGCCGAACTTTTTTAATAAGCGTGATAATAGATCACACCATATCCATTCGTTTAAAGCTAATCAATAAAGTTTTTGTGACTAGTCAGAGTATCAAAATACGAATTCTAATTTAGTTTTCGGCCATCCAATGAAAATTTTCATTTGTGTGTTTGTTAATTACTTTTGCTTCATTTGATGTGATTAACGGTTTTAATATCTCCATTATAATTTGATTGCAGTCAACGTCCCAAGTTGCGTGATGAAATAGGAATTCTAGTTCATTTGCTTAAACGATGTTAATTTTTCTGTAAACATTGTGGGTATCTATTCAAATAtgtatcataatttttttgttttgcatgaAATAGAAAGGTTGACATATGATAATCATTAGAATCAAGCGTATGTTCAAATACAATATAGACCCTtgacatacaattttgacagAAAGAAATTAATAATGAAACTTTTTAAGCCCTATTGATATCCTTGATACATAATAGAGCAGATACTGCAGATACTCAATTTGAAAATACACACCAAACTTTTAGTATGATTTATTCCTAGAAATGCCAAACTCGTGCAAAGCTATGAATCACAAAGCAATAGTGCAGTTTGCGAAGTGCCCAGACAAAATATTGTCTCGATTTTGCACGAAACATCGTAAAATAGcacattttattcaaaaactaataTCGTAACCGAACAATGAATGAATCTAGCAGTTTATGGGAAAGTTATCGGTACTTAGtccaaatttgaaatatttatttattttaaactgggttatagttaataaataagataattaagacgaaagtggacaattcattttcctctctgggtattaaaattattaaaaatattttgtcacaatttcttgtatatcaatcacagctatgcctctacatttgatttttttcgaatttttaattatgataagcgttaggagcatttaaatatttgtatgaaatcagtTTTTCGCACCTAATTcctacaataataaaaaaaatacttgggtaaaaataataaaacgtatAATTCTCTCATAGAAAACCTGTTCTAaacttttacataaaaaatacaaatacctaGTAACGTTTCAGTAAGACTGGAtgcaatgtttatttttagtaaaataatatttatctcaAAGTACTAACAGCAAAACCAACAAACAAAGACCTAATAAAACAAGACCTggataaaaaacaaacaactgTGTTTGTATTATGAACTTACAATGAAAAGTTTACTGCTACATACTCGTAAGCTGCCGTATTTCAAATTAGTGTGTGTTTGTTGGaggtatgtttttattaaatatttgtaaattaggTTCTTAGCAAATatattaatgaatgaatgaatccTTTTTTATTTCAGGCCTATACTCATATCATAATTGATATTACAGTATTGGATTGGCCATTTTATAACATCTTCACTTTTTCTATATGCTACGTCTATACCTACATTTTCCATCTTGATTTTTGTTTGTCACATTTCCTAAAAAACATTTGCGATAGAATTCGTCTTATTGACTGTCCTcttcatatatttttgtgaaattcaatcttgctaaaaaaaaatcgtattatTTGGCGTTGTTTTATCGGACTCCCGAACAGCCTTGTAAAGTAATATCCCGCATGAATTATCGCTGCGACAGCCATTACTGCACGCGATATGCAACTCGTGCATCGATTCTTTAGTCTATTCAATTAGTTCAGAATTTGACGTTAATAAATCATCAAATAGTCGTATTTGTGAAACATACGATTAAAGTAACTTAAGGAATCCTAAATATCCTAATAATTGTAACATTAAATGACCGTTCAAGTATAAAAACACCACCACTTTATTCCAAAATAATGTTACCGACTAAATTACCAAATAATGAATTTTCGAATCGTCTAGCAAAACTGCTAACTCGAATAAAGTTATAAATTACACCATCCATCCCGTGAAATTTTTTACCTATTATTCTAATATTACAATGAACTATAATTTCCACCAAGTTCCATTAGTTCTAGTTACTTAGCGGGACATTTTGCTCGCCATTAATAGGAACGCAAGCGTAGATCCAACGATGAGATAAGCTCTATCACGGCATATTTCCGCTATTTACTTTCAGATTTTACTTGGATAAATGCACAAATTATTGATATTCTCAATTTGAAATTTATTCCGTGCCTCAAATTTAAATGAATGGATAATTGTTGTAATTTATAATGAGCATTTTTCAACTTACGAAACGAAATAAACGATTACAAACGAGAAGATGGAGAAAGAAAATGTAAGTAAGGAATTTTAATTGTGTTACGAACATTTATCTTGTAATTGAATTTTGTGTAATTTTCGTTACGAAAcgaaatttgattaataaatgtatattcCTGTTTCTGAAAGTAGAAAGAATTTCCTAAAACAAAACGTTTAATAattgaaaatgtaaaaagaaacaaacgtCTGCAAAATTGTTAAAACCCAAATTAAACTTAACTGTTATTGAACAAGGCGAACAATTGATTAAGAACTTCAATCgtaattaatttacattaattgaaCATGCCTTCGGGAATCTGGGACTTACAAAAGACCATTGTGGAACTACTTAACCCAAGTTAATTGCATTTATCAAAGAAAGAACTGTTAATTTATAACAGTTAACTTTGGAAGCGAAAAAATCTAATGGATGGTTAATTCAGGACTTACcaactttttaagtttaaatggATGTTCAGTCGGGCTGCAACTAAATCTATGCGATTTAAAACTATTACGAATTCCAAACAATAAAGATGACGTTGGGGTTCAAATTGCAGCAAATA
Proteins encoded:
- the LOC133520814 gene encoding uncharacterized protein LOC133520814 isoform X2, whose translation is MRVARSGRAGVSLAALALLLLWPLCTAEDTTTAAPFNAATRGTSMYGDGCSITNDCGFADSICDESLKTCHCHPEKPATNYVDKCGKPSSINETCTFNEQCEEAVIMTECRNDRCACKYEMVAEVTVDGGVVCQPEKQVELSTKTIDPAMIGVLVGMALMFVIICVVLRLFSRARWRENRTIFNTPNPRLMNVSLLRDSKLLHSQDRRGSRVSMRPPSRQASQQELRPHSPSPAARHHQSHQLHRKPSGSRRGSRASSGHSATSLRSATLRSPTTPGPTSVTVEIRPPDA
- the LOC133520814 gene encoding uncharacterized protein LOC133520814 isoform X3 → MRVARSGRAGVSLAALALLLLWPLCTAEDTTTAAPFNAATRGTSMYGDGCSITNDCGFADSICDESLKTCHCHPEKPATNYVDKCGKPSSINETCTFNEQCEEAVIMTECRNDRCACKYEMVAEVTVDGGVVCQPEKQVELSTKTIDPAMIGVLVGMALMFVIICVVLRLFSRARWRENRTIFNTPNPRLMNVSLLRDSKLLHSQDRRGSRVSMRPPSRQASQQELRPHSPSPGSRRGSRASSGHSATSLRSATLRSPTTPGPTSVTVEIRPPDA
- the LOC133520814 gene encoding uncharacterized protein LOC133520814 isoform X4; this encodes MRVARSGRAGVSLAALALLLLWPLCTAEDTTTAAPFNAATRGTSMYGDGCSITNDCGFADSICDESLKTCHCHPEKPATNYVDKCGKPSSINETCTFNEQCEEAVIMTECRNDRCACKYEMVAEVTVDGGVVCQPEKQVELSTKTIDPAMIGVLVGMALMFVIICVVLRLFSRARWRENRTIFNTPNPRLMNVSLLRDSKLLHSQDRRGSRVSMRPPSRQASQQELRPHSPSPGT